A single genomic interval of Peribacillus sp. FSL H8-0477 harbors:
- a CDS encoding DUF2642 domain-containing protein, with protein MKTLIGKNVDIELSGKSFFTGILTDVGPDILVLYNGQAFYYIPLLHVHRIQHNTNKDEQTESTEEKSLVQDTEILSYRNMLTNAKGVFSEVYVTGNITYHGYIIQVLTDYIVFYSPVYKTMYISLSHLKWLTPYNQNISPYTLSNEKLPVKPSSGPLVRSLEEQLKKEIGGLAVFDGGGEMQKIGLLKQIEDHCIELVNANGTTVFLRLNHLKSVYFP; from the coding sequence ATGAAAACACTGATAGGAAAAAATGTAGACATTGAACTGTCAGGCAAAAGTTTCTTTACAGGGATATTAACAGATGTAGGACCAGACATATTGGTTTTATATAATGGACAAGCGTTTTATTACATTCCCTTGCTGCATGTTCATCGTATTCAACATAATACAAATAAAGACGAACAAACAGAGAGTACAGAAGAGAAATCATTGGTACAAGACACAGAAATATTATCTTATCGAAATATGTTAACCAATGCAAAGGGAGTATTTTCCGAGGTATATGTTACAGGCAACATAACCTATCATGGCTATATTATTCAAGTGCTTACAGACTATATTGTTTTTTATTCGCCAGTATATAAAACGATGTATATATCACTGTCACATTTAAAATGGCTGACCCCATACAATCAAAACATTAGTCCCTATACGCTTTCGAATGAAAAACTACCGGTAAAGCCTTCATCTGGTCCGCTCGTGCGTTCTCTAGAAGAACAGTTAAAGAAAGAAATAGGGGGATTAGCCGTATTTGATGGAGGAGGAGAGATGCAGAAAATTGGTTTACTGAAACAGATTGAAGATCATTGCATTGAACTCGTCAATGCAAATGGAACAACCGTATTTCTCAGGCTAAATCATCTGAAATCTGTCTATTTCCCATGA